The following are encoded in a window of Methanobrevibacter sp. V74 genomic DNA:
- a CDS encoding metal-dependent transcriptional regulator, producing the protein MADGKISENIEEYLEVLYCNGNNGEQVSTTQLSKDLNIAPGSVTQMLKKLEDLGYISYTPYKGATLTTEGMKIAQKVTRKHRILEKFLLDILKVKEENVHDQACQMEHALSDEAERAICTMLHHPDLCPDDNVIPACDFEFGSCQECFSQKDFDQVINRKFNLLSISELTANAEGTISFIRGNNELLDKITSEGIRIGQHLKYEYNENRMGNYYLVSIDDEELNITVEMANNIFIRV; encoded by the coding sequence ATGGCTGATGGCAAAATAAGCGAAAATATTGAAGAATACTTGGAAGTTTTATATTGTAATGGAAATAATGGGGAACAAGTTTCTACAACACAATTATCAAAAGATTTGAATATTGCACCTGGAAGTGTTACTCAAATGCTTAAAAAATTAGAAGACCTTGGTTATATTTCATATACTCCCTATAAAGGAGCTACTTTAACAACTGAAGGAATGAAGATTGCTCAAAAAGTTACAAGAAAACATAGAATCTTAGAAAAGTTCTTATTGGATATCTTAAAAGTTAAAGAAGAAAATGTCCATGATCAAGCTTGTCAAATGGAACATGCTTTATCTGATGAAGCTGAAAGAGCAATTTGTACAATGTTACATCATCCAGATTTATGTCCTGATGATAATGTTATTCCTGCTTGTGATTTTGAATTTGGTAGTTGTCAAGAATGTTTCTCACAAAAAGATTTTGACCAAGTTATTAATAGGAAATTCAATTTATTATCTATTTCTGAATTAACTGCTAATGCTGAAGGTACTATTTCATTTATTCGTGGGAATAATGAACTTTTAGATAAAATAACTTCAGAAGGTATTAGGATAGGTCAACATCTTAAATATGAATATAATGAGAATCGTATGGGTAACTATTATTTGGTCAGTATTGATGATGAAGAGTTAAACATTACTGTAGAAATGGCTAATAATATTTTTATTAGAGTTTAA
- the endA gene encoding tRNA-intron lyase, whose product MRGNLSNGIVSIKIESGSKRPIALHEKSKFGKIESEFLQLSLIEACYLQEKGRLNIYEDGSLCSIGYLIDLIKHKELYGKYVVYRDLKDRGFVIKTGFKYGSEFRLYDRGGGPGQGHSDYLVKIIFENYDINALDFASYVRVSHGVNKKLLLAIVDEDFDITYYNVEWTRP is encoded by the coding sequence ATGCGTGGAAATTTGTCTAATGGTATTGTTTCAATTAAAATTGAGTCTGGAAGTAAAAGACCAATAGCTTTACATGAAAAAAGTAAATTTGGTAAAATCGAGTCTGAGTTTTTACAATTATCTTTAATTGAAGCCTGCTATTTACAAGAAAAAGGTCGATTAAATATTTATGAAGATGGCAGCCTATGCAGCATAGGTTATTTAATTGATTTAATAAAGCATAAGGAACTTTATGGCAAATACGTTGTTTATCGTGATTTAAAAGATCGCGGTTTTGTTATTAAAACCGGTTTCAAATATGGTTCAGAATTTAGATTATATGATCGTGGAGGAGGTCCAGGTCAGGGGCATTCTGATTATTTGGTTAAAATTATTTTTGAAAATTATGATATTAATGCACTTGATTTTGCAAGTTATGTGAGGGTTTCTCATGGGGTGAATAAGAAACTTCTATTGGCTATTGTTGATGAGGATTTTGACATAACATACTATAATGTGGAATGGACAAGACCATAA
- a CDS encoding pseudomurein-binding repeat-containing protein, with protein MNKQILLTLLALLFAVLTVGAISASDVNVTDSYATSLVDDTSDVSVPLENTAGSSEISVSSNSNVDNDSSKVSLSSEEVLESEDSNNLSTNSTNDNIPSSDDGVAVISSNESDSNVSSTIDVSKTITAKDMSKYYKGSAQYTATFLDAHGNVLNNTNVKITVNGVTYTKQTNANGVAYLAINLKPGSYKVVALNPTTGYSLSTTFKVVSTISASDISKVYTDGKKFTAKFYKSDGKALANKYIKFKINGKTYKVKTNGQGVASLSLINLKKGTYEIMSHNTQDGLKIKNKVKVVRTTTTSLSTKTYTFLKSDSKTVKVNLINKFGYAPGKGKIIKFEINGKKYSAKTNANGVAKIKLPSLGAGIYKITYSFAGNSFYKKCSAGSKVEILASKNPTFTVKSTKTFGHGANTKFQVALTSGNVPLAQRTVTLKVDGKNYTKTTDGNGVVSLPIGLDVGNYTISYTYNGESKVNSKTMSTAITVKERSNTSLTWKSGSSYYQGVQTYKVLLKDSNGKVLSGKTVKLTVNSKTYSATTSSSGYALFNANVPTGNYTVSFKYEAIGDNDNAPSFSSTNIEVLKKNTTGYGYWVYGGDMGSVSLGTLASKGTTDLFLNFYALTIKTQGEVESWIASANKLGMRVHIWMQAFYANGSWVNPVVNGNVNSDYFEQKIIEAQKYASIKGISGIHLDYIRYPGNAYKTSGGTAAISEFAQQITEAIHDTDPNIIVSCALMPETTSNAYYYGQDYSVISRYMDVVIPMIYKGNYGKTSSWIKTIAKWFVDNSEGAQVWAGLQGYKSDDNVVKLSPSEIAADTQAALDGAASGAVIFRWGVTNFVDFNSLSDQSGSPSITGSVSISDIVAAAYNLNSSIKSSGSIPASVRVGGVTYSTAQFLYLMTKAILYINAGKSSEILAVTSDVASNPTSTVKSGNLYMSEYLDLATRVSSFIESKGVAPNYANSSLGYIKYQSLIDAFARITAFYKVSLRLPSYVMFNADAKLDTPSKTISIKNIIKGASNLKTYYTNNKVLPSTVTAGGITFTLAEFMYLMSRAIYQIGNSNTSDITYISGVSAPSSPTGDSLSIDLGRSGFIDLAKNVASYINTHKKAPNFANCNSKNIIYDELVDAFSRILSFYSISSRLPKYVTISTSGSSSSSNSGSISITGTGLNEKNYLSDLSNYLKSTKNCQITNKIKNKVSSITNGLTDDLKKAEAIFNYVKCHIMYSFYYNTKYGADGTLSGGKGNCVDQSHLLVAMFRSAGLAARYVHGTCKFNSGNTYGHVWTQVLIGDKWVVADATSLKNSLGNIYNWKTSSFTLKGTYSSLSF; from the coding sequence AGATATGTCTAAGTATTATAAAGGAAGCGCTCAATATACTGCAACATTCTTAGATGCACACGGTAATGTGTTAAATAATACAAATGTTAAAATTACTGTAAATGGTGTAACATATACTAAACAAACTAATGCAAATGGAGTGGCTTATCTTGCAATAAATCTTAAACCGGGATCTTATAAAGTCGTTGCTTTAAATCCAACAACTGGTTATAGCTTATCTACAACTTTTAAAGTAGTGTCTACAATTTCAGCAAGTGATATTTCCAAAGTTTACACTGATGGCAAAAAATTCACAGCAAAATTCTATAAAAGTGATGGGAAAGCACTAGCCAATAAATACATCAAGTTTAAGATTAATGGAAAAACATACAAAGTAAAAACAAACGGTCAGGGAGTGGCTAGCTTATCTTTAATTAATCTTAAAAAAGGTACTTATGAAATAATGTCTCATAATACTCAGGATGGCTTGAAAATTAAAAACAAGGTTAAAGTTGTAAGGACTACAACCACTTCTTTATCAACAAAAACCTACACTTTCCTTAAAAGCGATTCAAAAACAGTTAAAGTAAACTTAATTAATAAATTTGGTTATGCTCCGGGGAAAGGTAAAATTATCAAATTTGAAATAAACGGTAAGAAATACAGTGCAAAAACTAATGCAAATGGTGTTGCCAAAATTAAATTGCCTTCACTTGGAGCAGGTATTTATAAAATAACCTATTCATTTGCAGGTAACAGTTTTTATAAGAAATGCAGTGCAGGCAGTAAGGTTGAGATACTGGCTAGTAAAAATCCAACTTTCACGGTTAAAAGTACAAAAACCTTTGGTCATGGTGCAAATACTAAATTCCAAGTTGCTTTAACCTCAGGTAATGTTCCTTTGGCACAAAGAACTGTTACTCTTAAGGTGGATGGTAAGAACTATACCAAAACTACTGATGGTAATGGTGTTGTATCCCTTCCTATTGGTCTGGATGTTGGCAATTATACAATTTCATACACATATAACGGCGAATCTAAAGTTAACTCAAAAACAATGTCCACAGCCATTACAGTTAAGGAAAGATCAAATACTTCTTTAACTTGGAAAAGCGGATCTTCTTACTATCAAGGTGTACAAACTTATAAAGTTTTATTAAAAGATTCAAACGGCAAGGTTTTATCTGGCAAGACAGTTAAATTGACAGTAAATTCAAAAACATATTCTGCCACTACTTCTTCAAGCGGCTATGCATTATTTAATGCGAATGTCCCTACAGGAAATTACACAGTTTCATTTAAATATGAAGCTATTGGGGATAATGATAATGCCCCATCTTTCAGTTCCACAAATATCGAAGTTCTCAAAAAGAATACAACCGGATATGGATACTGGGTTTACGGTGGAGATATGGGTAGTGTCAGTTTAGGAACTTTAGCTTCTAAAGGAACCACTGACTTATTCTTAAATTTCTATGCATTAACAATAAAAACTCAAGGGGAAGTTGAATCATGGATTGCTAGTGCAAATAAGTTAGGAATGAGAGTTCATATTTGGATGCAGGCATTTTATGCTAATGGTTCATGGGTAAATCCTGTAGTTAATGGTAATGTCAATTCGGACTACTTTGAGCAAAAAATCATTGAAGCACAAAAATATGCATCTATTAAGGGAATTTCCGGTATTCATTTAGATTACATAAGATATCCTGGAAATGCATATAAGACTTCAGGCGGTACTGCAGCCATTAGTGAATTTGCACAACAAATCACTGAAGCAATTCATGATACTGACCCAAATATTATTGTTTCATGTGCTTTAATGCCTGAAACTACAAGTAATGCATATTATTATGGTCAAGATTATTCTGTAATTAGTAGGTATATGGATGTTGTAATTCCAATGATTTATAAAGGAAATTATGGAAAAACTTCATCCTGGATTAAAACTATTGCAAAATGGTTTGTAGATAATTCTGAAGGTGCTCAAGTATGGGCAGGTTTACAAGGTTATAAATCTGATGATAATGTTGTGAAATTATCTCCATCGGAAATTGCAGCAGACACACAGGCTGCACTTGATGGTGCTGCGTCTGGTGCTGTTATATTTAGATGGGGCGTAACTAACTTTGTTGATTTCAACTCATTATCTGATCAATCTGGATCTCCGTCCATTACTGGTTCAGTATCTATTTCAGATATTGTTGCTGCAGCATATAACTTAAATAGTTCTATAAAATCTAGCGGATCCATTCCGGCTTCTGTCCGTGTTGGTGGAGTAACTTACTCTACTGCTCAATTTTTATATTTGATGACTAAAGCTATTTTATATATTAATGCAGGCAAATCCTCAGAGATTTTAGCAGTAACCTCGGATGTTGCTTCAAATCCAACCAGTACCGTAAAATCCGGTAATTTATACATGTCCGAATATTTAGATTTAGCAACTAGAGTTAGTTCCTTTATTGAAAGTAAGGGTGTGGCTCCTAATTATGCCAATTCTTCATTAGGTTATATTAAATACCAGTCTTTAATTGATGCTTTTGCAAGAATTACAGCATTTTATAAAGTTAGCTTAAGACTGCCTAGCTATGTAATGTTTAATGCAGATGCAAAATTAGATACTCCCTCTAAAACTATATCAATTAAAAATATTATTAAAGGGGCTTCTAACTTAAAAACATATTATACAAATAACAAAGTTCTTCCATCAACTGTTACAGCAGGAGGAATTACATTTACTTTAGCAGAATTCATGTATTTAATGAGCCGAGCAATTTATCAAATTGGCAATTCAAATACTTCAGATATTACTTATATTTCTGGAGTTTCTGCTCCTAGTTCTCCAACTGGTGATAGTTTAAGTATTGATTTAGGTCGGTCTGGTTTTATTGATTTAGCTAAAAATGTTGCAAGTTATATTAATACTCATAAAAAAGCTCCGAATTTCGCTAATTGCAATTCAAAAAATATTATATACGATGAACTTGTAGATGCATTCTCACGTATATTATCATTTTATAGTATTAGTTCTAGATTGCCAAAGTATGTGACTATTTCAACTAGCGGTTCAAGCTCTAGCTCTAATTCAGGTTCAATTTCAATTACTGGAACTGGTTTAAATGAGAAAAATTATCTCTCAGATTTAAGTAATTATTTAAAATCTACTAAAAATTGCCAAATAACCAATAAAATTAAAAATAAAGTTTCTTCAATAACTAATGGTTTAACTGATGATCTTAAAAAAGCTGAAGCAATATTTAATTATGTAAAATGCCACATAATGTATAGCTTTTATTATAATACTAAATATGGTGCAGATGGTACTTTGTCTGGTGGAAAAGGGAATTGTGTGGATCAATCCCATTTATTAGTGGCGATGTTTAGATCTGCAGGTCTTGCAGCAAGATATGTTCACGGAACATGTAAATTCAATAGTGGAAATACTTATGGCCACGTGTGGACTCAGGTATTAATTGGGGATAAATGGGTGGTTGCTGATGCAACCAGTTTAAAAAATTCATTAGGAAACATATATAATTGGAAAACAAGTTCATTTACCCTTAAGGGCACTTACTCAAGCTTGTCATTCTAA